A genomic window from Gymnodinialimonas ceratoperidinii includes:
- a CDS encoding alpha-2-macroglobulin family protein: protein MSRIIAAAVGILLALSGPISAQDSLPDRTTRIIRDTDLPGNDLRPIFDTTLTDCTAACRADPDCAAFTFNATNNTCFPKTVAGEAVAHAGAMSGILQTTPEPAHALADQRRGELGFLRDTDFDGARAQAEGLGLVHYAGQFPADDWRRSARNAFDEGNQTGAMRRIGAAITVEDHAEDWVTYATYLLALEPDDYATRQRYEARALDAAVNAALRSEDGTAFAQSLDVLAGALERRGRGQDAIPALRLALSQADAPQRAEALDRVLGLYGFRVTDTRVDVEADFPRVCAIFSEPLAPGGVTYQDFVQTTASDVAVEAEGRQLCLSGLRHGERIAFTLRAGLPAASGETLHAPITLRQYVRDREPSVRFAGRAYILPAAGNGSIPLVGVNTDVVDLRLFHVSDRNILRTMQQDYFGRPLAEWQVDQFADEIGEPVWQGEAEVAEEPNRSVTTRVPIGEVLQGRAPGLYALEARVGGAGTSEGGATQWFLVSDLGISAMSGADGVHVLVRSLATTAPHAGATVDLISESNRVLAQLETDSDGYVHFPASISAGLQGAAPALLTVRNGDDDLAFLSLRDAEFDLSDRGVEGRAPAGPIDVFLATDRGIYRAGDTIHLTALARDPQAQALTGLPLTAILTRPDGVEYTRHLLEEAGAGGFVADLALGPDVPRGTWRLAIHADPDAPALRETRLLVEDFLPERLDLRVDLDIEIETARFQADYLFGAPAGNLPISGRLALRPRDTLPDYPGFRFGRHDAPPEAAFNSLAPLQTDADGAATAPLILPSFDGINQPGDLTLTAQIIEGSGRPVERAVTAIIVPDAPLIGIRPLFDGTLPEGVEAPFHLITTGAAPLPVRWTLNRVERRYQWYRQNGNWTWEPITTRQQVATGEATLTDAPFALDLSVDWGSYELRVESDTGGFAVTSVGFSAGWYGARHGTDTPDALEVSLDAEAYLPGDTATLRIVPRTGGLALVQVVTDRLIDQRIVQLGDEPEDVTLPVTDDWGSGAYVAATLIRPLETVSGPTPTRAIGLAHAAVDPGDRALSVSLELPDSMRPNRSLNVAMQVEGARPGDIVHATMAAVDVGILNLTGFEAPDPQGHYFGQRRLGMAYRDIYGRLIDNRDGAEGRIRQGGDASSGLRMQADPASEEALALFSGPLEFGQDGIARASFDVPAFNGTLRVMAVAWSETGVGQAEADIVVRDPVVITASAPRFLAPNDRAQLLLEFSHTDGPSGEMPLTVSTSSNLQLTDEIPAELSLAEGGATRVVVPFTAADQVGRSEITVALTTPDGTEITQTIAIPVQANDPEIAETTRVTLAPGESFTIDAAALTGFHPDSARVVLSAGPLARYDVAGLLQRLDRYPYGCTEQTASRAMPLLYLSSVAQALDLGTADDLDARIEEAIASVLTNQSASGSFGLWRASSGDLWLDAYVSDFLSRAREEGHAVPDIPFQSALDNLANAVASYPDFEDGGEGLAYALMVLAREGQASMGDLRYYADVKAPDFSTALALGQLGAALAMYGDQPRADAMFAAGLARLSTPLEPDGGPSWRVDYGSQHRDAAGLVALATAAGSRAVSLPASGFELLPDAGDASTQEAVWTLLAAHALIDNPAVVGLQLDGAPMAGPMTLVVDNPSLTRRLENVGTRDETITLSRFGRPIGATEAFGNGYRIDREYLTLEGEVVDPSQVAQGTRLVTILTITNTGAPEGRLMVNDPLPAGFEIDNPNLLQSGDVRALDNVDIRHAPAMSEFRAERFLSAIDMRGTHERMRIAYIVRAVSPGEFHHPAASVEDMYRPTYRAQTASGQVRVTGP from the coding sequence ATGTCACGCATCATTGCTGCTGCCGTCGGGATTCTATTGGCGCTGTCAGGGCCTATTTCGGCCCAGGACAGCTTGCCCGACCGTACGACACGGATCATCCGCGATACCGATCTGCCGGGAAATGACCTGCGCCCGATCTTCGACACCACTCTGACGGATTGCACGGCGGCGTGTCGCGCCGATCCCGACTGCGCGGCGTTTACCTTCAACGCAACCAACAACACGTGCTTCCCCAAGACCGTGGCGGGAGAGGCCGTCGCCCATGCCGGCGCCATGTCGGGCATCCTGCAAACGACGCCGGAGCCTGCTCACGCGCTTGCGGACCAGCGTCGCGGAGAGCTTGGCTTCCTGCGCGACACCGATTTCGATGGCGCGAGGGCACAGGCAGAAGGGCTCGGCCTTGTCCATTATGCAGGCCAGTTCCCGGCCGATGACTGGCGCCGAAGCGCGCGCAATGCCTTCGACGAAGGCAATCAGACGGGCGCCATGCGTCGAATCGGGGCGGCGATCACGGTGGAGGATCACGCCGAGGATTGGGTCACCTATGCCACTTACCTTCTGGCGCTCGAACCTGACGATTACGCAACCCGTCAACGCTACGAGGCGCGCGCCTTGGACGCGGCCGTCAACGCAGCGCTGCGCTCCGAAGACGGCACTGCTTTTGCGCAATCGCTCGACGTATTGGCCGGGGCTCTGGAACGGCGCGGTCGGGGGCAGGATGCGATCCCTGCGCTGCGCCTTGCCCTGTCCCAGGCCGACGCCCCGCAACGCGCCGAGGCGCTTGACCGCGTTCTGGGTCTTTACGGCTTTCGCGTCACCGACACGCGCGTGGATGTGGAGGCGGATTTCCCCCGCGTCTGTGCCATCTTCTCCGAGCCTCTCGCACCCGGCGGCGTCACGTATCAGGACTTCGTGCAGACCACCGCCTCCGACGTCGCGGTAGAGGCGGAGGGCCGCCAGCTCTGTCTCTCGGGCCTGAGACATGGTGAGAGGATTGCCTTCACCCTCCGCGCGGGACTTCCCGCCGCGTCAGGAGAAACCCTGCACGCGCCGATCACGCTGCGCCAATACGTGCGTGACCGTGAGCCCTCAGTGCGTTTCGCAGGGCGGGCCTATATCCTGCCAGCGGCTGGTAACGGCTCTATTCCGCTGGTTGGGGTCAATACCGACGTGGTGGATCTGCGCCTTTTCCACGTGTCTGACAGGAACATCCTGCGCACGATGCAGCAGGATTACTTCGGCAGACCGCTCGCAGAATGGCAGGTCGACCAATTCGCTGACGAGATTGGAGAGCCCGTCTGGCAGGGCGAGGCCGAGGTCGCCGAAGAACCTAACCGCAGCGTCACCACCCGTGTGCCGATTGGCGAGGTTCTGCAGGGTCGCGCGCCCGGCCTCTACGCGCTGGAGGCGAGGGTCGGAGGCGCCGGGACGTCTGAGGGCGGCGCAACCCAGTGGTTCCTCGTCAGTGACCTCGGCATCAGCGCGATGAGCGGGGCGGACGGCGTCCACGTGCTCGTGCGGTCGCTCGCGACCACCGCGCCCCATGCGGGAGCCACGGTCGATCTCATCTCTGAGTCAAACCGTGTTTTGGCACAATTAGAGACGGATTCCGACGGATACGTCCACTTTCCAGCGTCAATCTCTGCCGGTTTGCAAGGTGCCGCGCCGGCGCTTCTGACCGTGCGCAACGGTGACGATGACCTCGCCTTCCTGTCGCTTCGCGATGCGGAATTCGACCTGTCGGATCGCGGTGTCGAAGGCCGCGCACCCGCAGGGCCCATCGACGTGTTCCTCGCCACCGATCGAGGTATCTACCGGGCCGGCGATACCATTCACCTGACAGCATTGGCTCGCGACCCTCAGGCACAGGCGCTGACTGGGCTTCCGCTCACCGCCATCCTGACCCGTCCGGACGGTGTCGAGTATACGCGACATCTTCTGGAGGAGGCCGGCGCAGGCGGTTTCGTGGCGGATCTGGCTTTGGGTCCGGACGTCCCGCGCGGCACCTGGCGCTTGGCAATTCACGCGGATCCCGATGCGCCCGCGTTGCGCGAGACGCGCCTTTTGGTGGAAGATTTTCTGCCCGAACGCCTCGACCTGCGTGTCGACCTCGATATCGAAATCGAAACGGCACGGTTTCAGGCCGATTACCTCTTTGGCGCACCCGCTGGAAACCTGCCGATCTCGGGACGCCTCGCCCTGCGCCCACGCGACACGCTGCCTGATTATCCGGGCTTCCGGTTCGGTCGCCACGACGCGCCCCCCGAGGCTGCATTCAACAGTTTGGCACCGCTGCAAACGGACGCGGACGGCGCGGCGACAGCACCCCTGATCCTACCGAGTTTCGACGGGATCAACCAACCCGGCGACCTCACCCTGACGGCTCAGATTATCGAAGGCTCCGGCCGGCCCGTCGAGCGCGCGGTTACTGCCATCATCGTCCCCGACGCGCCCCTCATCGGCATTCGGCCTCTCTTCGACGGCACCCTGCCGGAAGGTGTCGAGGCTCCTTTCCACCTGATCACCACCGGCGCCGCGCCCCTACCCGTCCGCTGGACGCTCAACCGTGTCGAAAGGCGCTACCAATGGTATCGCCAGAACGGAAACTGGACGTGGGAGCCGATCACCACCCGGCAGCAGGTCGCCACCGGTGAGGCGACGCTGACCGACGCTCCATTTGCCTTGGATTTATCCGTCGATTGGGGAAGCTATGAGCTGCGGGTCGAGAGCGATACCGGCGGCTTCGCCGTGACGTCAGTTGGCTTCAGCGCCGGTTGGTACGGGGCCCGCCATGGAACGGACACGCCCGACGCGCTGGAGGTCTCTTTGGATGCGGAGGCCTACCTTCCCGGCGACACTGCAACCTTGCGCATCGTGCCGCGGACTGGGGGCCTTGCACTGGTGCAGGTGGTCACCGACAGGCTGATCGACCAACGGATCGTCCAACTCGGCGACGAGCCGGAAGACGTCACGCTGCCCGTCACCGATGACTGGGGCTCCGGCGCCTACGTTGCTGCGACCCTGATCCGCCCGTTAGAGACTGTTTCGGGTCCCACGCCCACCCGCGCGATTGGTCTTGCCCATGCCGCTGTCGACCCCGGCGATCGCGCCCTGTCCGTAAGCCTTGAGCTGCCGGATAGCATGCGGCCGAACAGGTCACTCAATGTCGCGATGCAGGTCGAAGGCGCACGTCCCGGTGACATTGTCCACGCAACGATGGCTGCGGTCGACGTCGGCATCCTGAACCTCACCGGGTTCGAGGCACCTGACCCGCAAGGCCACTACTTTGGCCAGCGCCGGCTCGGCATGGCGTATCGGGATATCTACGGTCGCCTGATCGACAACCGCGACGGTGCCGAGGGACGCATTCGCCAAGGCGGCGATGCGAGTTCAGGTCTGCGGATGCAGGCCGACCCGGCCTCGGAAGAAGCCCTTGCCTTGTTCTCAGGCCCTCTCGAGTTCGGGCAGGATGGCATCGCTCGCGCAAGCTTCGACGTGCCAGCGTTCAACGGTACGTTGCGGGTGATGGCTGTCGCTTGGAGCGAGACCGGAGTCGGGCAGGCGGAGGCTGATATCGTCGTCCGCGACCCGGTGGTGATTACGGCCAGCGCACCGCGGTTTCTGGCACCCAATGATCGGGCACAGCTGCTCTTGGAGTTCTCCCACACCGATGGCCCATCGGGAGAGATGCCTCTGACTGTCTCCACGTCCTCCAACCTCCAGCTTACCGACGAAATCCCTGCCGAGCTGAGCCTCGCCGAGGGTGGCGCGACCCGCGTCGTCGTCCCGTTCACGGCGGCGGATCAGGTCGGACGCTCAGAAATCACCGTCGCCCTCACGACACCAGATGGCACCGAAATCACGCAGACCATCGCGATCCCCGTGCAGGCAAATGACCCCGAGATCGCCGAGACAACCCGCGTCACGCTCGCACCGGGAGAGAGCTTCACCATCGATGCCGCCGCACTGACCGGGTTTCACCCTGACAGCGCCCGGGTCGTTCTCTCCGCAGGGCCCTTGGCGCGATACGATGTGGCCGGGCTGTTGCAACGGCTGGATCGCTATCCCTACGGCTGCACCGAACAAACGGCGAGCCGCGCGATGCCTCTGCTCTATCTGTCGTCCGTGGCGCAGGCGCTCGACCTCGGGACTGCGGACGATCTCGACGCTCGGATCGAAGAGGCTATCGCCTCGGTTCTCACCAATCAATCGGCGAGCGGCAGCTTCGGGCTGTGGCGCGCGTCTTCCGGCGATCTGTGGCTGGACGCCTACGTGAGCGATTTCCTGTCCCGCGCGCGGGAGGAGGGCCACGCTGTCCCGGATATTCCGTTCCAAAGCGCGCTGGATAACCTTGCCAACGCGGTCGCGTCTTACCCGGATTTCGAGGATGGCGGCGAAGGGCTCGCCTATGCGTTGATGGTTCTGGCACGCGAGGGTCAGGCCAGCATGGGCGACCTCAGGTATTATGCCGATGTGAAAGCGCCGGACTTCTCCACGGCGCTGGCCCTCGGGCAACTCGGCGCTGCCTTGGCGATGTACGGGGACCAACCACGCGCGGACGCGATGTTTGCGGCGGGCCTCGCTCGGCTATCGACGCCTTTGGAGCCGGACGGCGGCCCCTCCTGGCGCGTCGATTATGGCAGCCAACACCGCGATGCTGCGGGACTGGTCGCGCTTGCTACCGCGGCGGGATCTCGCGCCGTGAGCCTGCCGGCAAGCGGGTTCGAGCTGTTGCCAGACGCAGGCGATGCCTCCACGCAGGAGGCCGTCTGGACGCTTCTCGCGGCCCACGCCTTGATCGACAATCCAGCCGTCGTTGGCTTGCAACTGGACGGAGCGCCGATGGCCGGTCCGATGACGCTGGTGGTGGACAATCCGTCTCTAACGCGCCGTTTAGAGAATGTCGGAACGCGGGATGAGACCATCACCCTCTCTCGGTTCGGGCGCCCGATTGGTGCAACCGAGGCGTTTGGCAATGGGTACCGGATCGACCGAGAGTATCTCACGCTCGAGGGCGAGGTCGTGGACCCGTCGCAAGTGGCCCAAGGCACGCGCCTTGTGACGATACTGACGATCACCAACACCGGCGCGCCGGAGGGTCGGCTCATGGTAAACGATCCCCTGCCCGCAGGGTTCGAGATCGACAACCCCAACCTTCTGCAATCCGGAGACGTGCGGGCGCTGGACAATGTGGACATCAGGCATGCTCCCGCGATGTCCGAATTCCGGGCCGAGAGGTTCCTTTCGGCCATCGACATGCGCGGCACCCATGAACGCATGCGCATTGCCTATATCGTGCGTGCCGTGTCCCCGGGTGAGTTCCATCATCCCGCCGCCTCGGTCGAGGACATGTATCGGCCCACCTATCGCGCGCAAACGGCCTCGGGACAGGTCCGGGTGACCGGCCCGTGA
- the pbpC gene encoding penicillin-binding protein 1C produces MRSVAIITCVLAALAISAALWVDRWIDETEIPPLTLETSAEVLDRDGALLRAYTVENGRWRLPVSYDAVDQGYLEMLVAYEDRRFWTHPGVDLRSFARAGWQWLTTGRIVSGGSTLTMQVARLLEDSGTGAWRGKIRQIRLALALERRLSKEDILGLYLHLAPFGGNIEGVRAATLTWFGTEPHRLTAAQSALLVALPQAPTSRRPDRYPDAAQMARDRVLTRAVRFTSLTEAEIAWAREEPIPTERRDFPALAPHLSDRALVERPVQGTHHLTIDADLQRQMERLASRAIGDFGPQMSAAIMVMDHETGAVLASVGSPDFTDTARDGFVDMTQAVRSPGSVLKPLIYGLAFDAGILHPQTLIEDRPISIAGYAPQNFDEAFRGEVTAAVALQQSLNIPAVTLLQEVGPHRMLAAMSRAGMEVSLPEGEEPGLAIALGGLGASMEDLMALYGGIARGGVAVPLHWRQGEGTEGQRILSETAAWYLGDILSGVMPPANAPRIGLSYKTGTSYGHRDAWAFGFDGRHVVGVWMGRADGASVPGAFGAALSAPLLFESFSRISEDMTPRVPPPPGALTLSHAALPRTLQHFAPVSDLSDADGPAITFPPEGAVLAFQPGLPLTARVAEGTPPFTWLWNGAPVVTRRHDREIALEIGAGFAELTVIDAAGRAARRTIEVAD; encoded by the coding sequence ATGCGCAGCGTAGCGATCATCACTTGCGTCCTTGCCGCCCTCGCGATCAGCGCGGCGTTATGGGTTGACCGCTGGATCGATGAAACCGAGATCCCGCCCCTCACGCTCGAGACGAGTGCCGAAGTCCTGGACCGGGATGGCGCCCTCCTGCGCGCCTATACGGTCGAGAACGGGCGCTGGCGTTTGCCGGTCTCTTACGACGCCGTCGATCAAGGGTATCTGGAGATGCTTGTCGCCTACGAGGATCGACGATTCTGGACCCACCCCGGCGTTGACCTCCGCAGCTTTGCGCGCGCCGGTTGGCAATGGCTTACGACCGGGCGCATCGTTTCGGGGGGATCGACCCTGACGATGCAAGTAGCGCGGTTGCTGGAGGACTCCGGCACCGGCGCGTGGCGCGGCAAGATCCGGCAGATCAGGCTCGCCCTGGCGCTGGAGAGACGCCTCTCGAAGGAAGATATTCTTGGCCTCTACCTCCACCTCGCGCCCTTTGGCGGCAACATCGAAGGGGTCCGCGCGGCGACGCTGACGTGGTTTGGTACGGAGCCGCATCGGCTGACCGCGGCCCAATCCGCGCTTCTGGTCGCCCTCCCGCAAGCGCCGACCTCTCGCCGTCCCGATCGTTATCCTGACGCCGCCCAAATGGCGCGGGACCGTGTCCTGACGCGCGCGGTACGGTTTACCAGCCTGACGGAAGCAGAAATTGCTTGGGCGCGAGAAGAGCCGATCCCGACGGAACGCCGAGACTTCCCCGCCCTTGCGCCTCATCTCTCGGATCGCGCTCTTGTCGAGCGGCCGGTCCAGGGCACGCACCACCTGACCATCGACGCTGATCTTCAGAGGCAGATGGAGCGCCTCGCCTCCCGTGCCATTGGTGACTTCGGACCGCAGATGTCCGCAGCGATCATGGTGATGGACCACGAGACCGGCGCGGTGCTGGCTTCGGTGGGGTCGCCCGATTTCACGGACACGGCGCGAGATGGCTTCGTGGATATGACCCAAGCCGTGCGCTCTCCCGGTTCGGTTCTGAAACCGCTGATCTATGGCCTCGCCTTCGACGCCGGCATCCTGCACCCGCAAACGCTGATCGAGGATCGTCCCATTTCCATCGCGGGCTACGCCCCGCAGAACTTCGATGAGGCGTTTCGCGGTGAAGTGACCGCCGCAGTCGCGCTGCAACAGTCTCTGAACATCCCCGCCGTAACGCTTTTGCAGGAGGTCGGACCGCACCGGATGCTTGCCGCGATGTCACGCGCCGGCATGGAGGTAAGCCTGCCGGAGGGCGAGGAACCGGGCCTTGCAATCGCGCTTGGGGGGCTTGGCGCGTCGATGGAGGATCTCATGGCGCTCTACGGGGGCATCGCGCGCGGCGGCGTGGCTGTGCCGCTGCACTGGCGGCAGGGGGAGGGCACTGAAGGCCAGCGCATCCTGTCGGAAACCGCTGCTTGGTATCTTGGCGATATCCTCTCTGGCGTGATGCCGCCCGCCAATGCGCCGCGGATCGGGCTGAGTTACAAGACCGGCACAAGCTACGGGCATCGCGACGCCTGGGCGTTCGGCTTTGATGGACGCCACGTGGTGGGTGTCTGGATGGGGCGGGCCGATGGCGCCTCCGTGCCGGGTGCCTTCGGCGCCGCGCTGTCCGCGCCGCTGCTGTTCGAATCCTTCTCGCGGATCAGTGAGGATATGACACCAAGGGTGCCGCCGCCGCCGGGCGCACTCACGCTCAGTCACGCGGCGCTTCCGCGGACGCTGCAACACTTTGCGCCGGTCAGCGATCTTTCCGACGCTGACGGCCCCGCGATCACCTTTCCGCCGGAAGGGGCGGTTCTTGCCTTCCAGCCCGGACTACCGCTGACGGCCCGCGTGGCCGAAGGCACCCCGCCGTTCACCTGGCTCTGGAACGGCGCGCCGGTGGTCACCCGGCGGCACGATCGCGAAATCGCGCTTGAGATTGGCGCCGGGTTCGCGGAGCTCACCGTGATCGACGCGGCCGGTCGCGCCGCCCGACGCACCATCGAGGTCGCCGACTGA
- a CDS encoding asparaginase codes for MTTNANEALVEVHRGPVLECTHRGQVAIWRHGEGLIAGIGDTEARILPRSSSKMIQALPLVESGAADARGLTPEHLALSCASHQGAAIHTDRVTAWLADLGLSESDFRCGVQWPNDVPARDALICSHCGPDQRHNNCSGKHTGFLTYSQHIGAGPEYVDPSHPLQAAISEAWDDVTDEPNPEFAIDGCSAPNFSTRLSGLARAMAAYAAATPDGGARQAAMVRLREAMMLHPDLVAGEGRACTRLMRAMGQRAAIKTGAEGVFVAIVPELKIGVALKIADGATRGSEAAITHILGALGVLDPKHPEALAFTHGPIRNWNGIETGHYRIADALSGLQL; via the coding sequence ATGACAACGAATGCGAACGAGGCGCTGGTAGAGGTCCATCGCGGCCCGGTTCTGGAGTGCACCCACAGGGGCCAGGTTGCCATCTGGCGGCATGGCGAGGGGTTGATCGCCGGTATTGGCGACACCGAAGCACGGATCCTGCCGCGCTCCTCCTCCAAGATGATCCAGGCGCTTCCGCTGGTGGAAAGCGGCGCGGCAGATGCCCGTGGCCTGACGCCAGAGCATCTGGCGCTGTCCTGCGCCTCTCATCAGGGTGCGGCGATCCACACGGACCGCGTCACCGCGTGGCTGGCCGATCTGGGCCTGTCCGAATCCGATTTTCGCTGCGGCGTGCAATGGCCCAATGACGTGCCCGCCCGCGATGCACTGATCTGCTCTCACTGCGGGCCGGATCAGCGGCACAACAATTGCTCCGGCAAGCACACCGGCTTCCTGACCTATAGCCAGCACATCGGCGCGGGGCCGGAATACGTTGACCCCTCCCATCCCTTGCAGGCCGCGATCAGCGAGGCTTGGGATGATGTGACAGACGAGCCGAACCCCGAATTCGCCATCGACGGTTGTTCGGCGCCGAACTTCTCGACGCGTCTCTCCGGGCTCGCCCGCGCCATGGCGGCCTATGCAGCCGCAACGCCGGACGGTGGCGCGCGCCAAGCCGCGATGGTGCGCCTGCGTGAGGCGATGATGCTGCACCCTGACCTCGTCGCCGGCGAGGGGCGCGCCTGCACCCGTCTGATGCGTGCGATGGGTCAGCGGGCTGCGATCAAGACCGGGGCTGAAGGTGTCTTCGTGGCCATCGTGCCCGAGCTGAAGATCGGCGTCGCGCTCAAGATCGCGGACGGGGCGACGCGTGGCTCGGAGGCGGCGATCACCCACATCCTCGGCGCGCTTGGCGTTCTGGACCCCAAGCATCCGGAGGCGCTGGCCTTCACCCACGGTCCGATCCGCAATTGGAACGGCATCGAAACAGGGCATTACCGGATCGCCGATGCTCTGTCCGGGCTGCAGCTCTGA
- a CDS encoding ATP-binding protein has protein sequence MAARHINDRMAQERRARLQAEQLLALRSEELYDANRKLAEHATALSTQVIEQREENALLRGLSDKTEAQLEVATERAVTAQRRLWDALTATEDGFAIFDRDWRLVAANPAFFSIFDGVADVTEGATYEAILRIGVEEGIVDLQGEDPEDWVDRMIARWEQDPIPNVDIKLWNGAYIRLNDKQTPQGDFVSLAVDITPNIKRERELAEARDAALAASRAKSSFLANMSHEIRTPMNGVVSMAELLRETPLSEEQQVFADTIRNSGEALLVIINDILDFSKIEAGKLQLHEDSFDLNAMIREIFRLLRPGIRDKELELRLDYDIFMPPRILGDRGRIRQIMTNLIGNAVKFTQEGHVTVRVMAVPRTNDGRGQDMTIVVEDTGVGIALDKQAHIFGEFNQVEDESNRRHDGTGLGLAITKRLLAMMSGEIWLHSDLGRGSAFGFKIPLKVDAGEAAAPVAGLPADRSRVLIIGQGGEREEALFDALGRLHAEATQIRRLPTARDLEGTGAVILCDPSREPAEVAAILDVETFTGARLCSLPPDAATDGFEDCTPGDNLAALRALLIGPAHDEADDSKVVVAPDLSLVADAEASDSRPDQQVRPRPRLLAAEDNKTNQLVFKAMLKGLALDLEIVNDGAELVAAYKRETPDLVMTDISMPVMDGIDASREIRAFEAEQGLEPVTIIAMTAHAVDGDRERILSAGLDDYVTKPLKKTLIHARIEAALSEAGTHLTASDSPLERDTALDMARASDQSCSPDRASAIR, from the coding sequence ATGGCTGCGAGACATATCAACGACCGGATGGCGCAGGAGCGCCGGGCCCGTCTTCAGGCAGAGCAGCTTCTCGCCTTGCGGTCGGAAGAGCTTTACGACGCCAACAGGAAACTGGCCGAGCACGCGACGGCGCTCTCAACCCAAGTGATTGAACAGCGGGAGGAAAACGCGCTTCTTCGGGGGCTTTCCGACAAGACGGAGGCTCAGTTGGAAGTGGCGACGGAGCGCGCCGTCACAGCGCAGAGGCGCCTTTGGGATGCGCTGACCGCGACCGAAGATGGCTTTGCGATATTCGACCGCGATTGGCGCCTCGTCGCCGCCAACCCCGCGTTTTTCTCGATCTTCGACGGCGTGGCCGATGTGACGGAGGGAGCAACCTACGAGGCGATCCTGCGAATCGGTGTCGAGGAAGGCATCGTCGATCTGCAGGGCGAAGACCCGGAGGATTGGGTCGACCGGATGATCGCCCGGTGGGAGCAGGATCCGATCCCGAACGTCGACATCAAGCTGTGGAACGGGGCCTATATCCGGCTGAACGACAAGCAGACACCTCAAGGGGATTTCGTGTCGCTCGCCGTGGACATCACGCCGAACATCAAGCGCGAGCGGGAACTGGCGGAGGCGCGCGATGCCGCGCTTGCGGCGAGCCGCGCGAAATCCTCGTTCCTCGCCAACATGAGCCACGAGATCAGGACGCCGATGAACGGTGTCGTCTCGATGGCTGAATTGCTCCGCGAAACCCCGCTGAGCGAGGAGCAACAGGTGTTTGCCGACACGATCCGCAATTCCGGCGAGGCTCTTCTCGTCATCATCAACGACATTCTCGATTTCTCGAAGATCGAGGCCGGGAAACTGCAGTTGCACGAGGACAGCTTCGACCTGAACGCCATGATCCGCGAGATTTTCAGGCTGCTGCGCCCCGGCATCCGCGACAAGGAGCTCGAGTTGCGGTTGGACTACGACATCTTCATGCCGCCGCGCATTCTGGGCGACCGGGGCCGGATTCGGCAGATCATGACCAACCTGATCGGCAACGCCGTGAAGTTCACCCAGGAGGGGCATGTGACCGTCCGCGTGATGGCCGTGCCGCGCACCAACGACGGCCGCGGTCAGGACATGACGATCGTGGTCGAGGACACCGGGGTTGGGATCGCGCTGGACAAGCAGGCTCACATTTTCGGAGAGTTCAACCAAGTCGAAGACGAGAGCAATCGGCGCCACGATGGTACCGGACTGGGGCTTGCGATTACCAAGCGCCTGCTCGCGATGATGAGCGGAGAGATCTGGCTCCACTCGGACCTTGGCCGCGGCTCGGCCTTCGGGTTCAAGATACCGCTCAAGGTCGATGCCGGCGAAGCTGCGGCGCCCGTGGCAGGCTTGCCTGCCGATCGGTCACGCGTGTTGATCATCGGGCAGGGGGGCGAGCGGGAGGAAGCTCTGTTCGATGCGCTCGGGCGGCTACACGCCGAGGCGACCCAGATACGACGCCTGCCCACGGCACGCGATCTGGAGGGGACCGGTGCCGTGATCCTTTGCGATCCTTCTCGGGAGCCTGCCGAGGTCGCCGCGATCCTCGACGTCGAGACATTCACCGGCGCACGGCTCTGCAGCCTCCCGCCTGACGCCGCAACGGACGGGTTTGAGGATTGCACACCGGGCGACAACCTCGCGGCGCTAAGAGCTCTGCTGATCGGACCAGCGCATGACGAAGCAGACGATAGCAAGGTGGTGGTTGCACCTGATCTGTCGCTGGTCGCAGATGCGGAAGCCTCCGATAGCCGACCGGATCAGCAGGTCCGTCCGCGACCGCGCCTTCTGGCTGCAGAGGACAACAAGACCAATCAACTGGTGTTCAAAGCGATGCTGAAGGGACTGGCGCTGGATCTGGAGATCGTCAACGACGGCGCGGAACTTGTCGCGGCCTACAAGCGAGAGACCCCCGATCTGGTGATGACCGATATCTCCATGCCGGTGATGGACGGCATCGACGCCTCGCGTGAGATTCGCGCCTTCGAGGCGGAGCAGGGGCTCGAGCCCGTCACGATCATCGCCATGACAGCCCATGCGGTCGACGGGGATCGAGAGAGAATCCTGTCCGCGGGGCTGGATGATTATGTCACCAAGCCCCTCAAGAAGACCCTCATCCATGCGCGAATCGAGGCGGCTCTGTCAGAGGCGGGAACGCACCTCACCGCCTCCGATTCGCCGCTGGAGCGGGACACCGCGCTCGATATGGCGCGGGCGTCGGATCAGAGCTGCAGCCCGGACAGAGCATCGGCGATCCGGTAA